A genomic segment from Pseudomonas sessilinigenes encodes:
- a CDS encoding DUF2269 family protein, giving the protein MSAYLLLKTLHILSSTVLFGLGAGSAYYALRAWRSGQVQVIAVTFRHLVFADWAFTATTAVFQPLSGLGLIHLAGWSIQQSWLMWSLGLYVLAGVCWLPVVWLQIRVHKMAEQALRDGTPMPMRATLYMRWWFALGWPAFLAFMAIFYLMVAKPA; this is encoded by the coding sequence ATGAGCGCTTACCTGCTGCTGAAAACCCTGCATATCCTGTCTTCCACCGTGCTATTCGGCCTGGGTGCCGGGTCGGCCTACTACGCCTTGCGGGCTTGGCGCAGCGGTCAGGTGCAGGTGATCGCCGTGACCTTCAGGCACCTGGTGTTCGCCGACTGGGCCTTCACCGCGACCACCGCGGTGTTCCAGCCGCTGAGCGGGCTGGGCCTGATCCACCTGGCAGGATGGTCGATCCAGCAGTCCTGGCTGATGTGGAGCCTGGGGCTGTATGTCTTGGCGGGGGTGTGCTGGCTGCCGGTGGTCTGGTTGCAGATCCGGGTGCACAAGATGGCCGAGCAGGCCTTGCGCGATGGGACGCCGATGCCGATGCGCGCCACTCTCTATATGCGCTGGTGGTTCGCCCTGGGCTGGCCGGCGTTCCTGGCCTTCATGGCGATCTTCTACCTGATGGTGGCCAAGCCGGCCTGA
- a CDS encoding HAD family hydrolase: MRLALFDLDNTLLGGDSDHAWGDYLCEKGFLDPVAYKARNDEFYQDYLAGKLDNAAYLNFCLEVLGRTDMDVLEQWHRDYMRDCIEPILLPKAQALLARHREAGDKLVIITATNRFVTAPIAERLGVETLIATECEMQDGRYTGRSTDVPCFREGKVTRLLRWMEETGHDLQDSYFYSDSMNDLPLLEQVTTPVAVDPDPNLRAEAQKRGWQVISLRD, translated from the coding sequence ATGCGCCTGGCTTTATTCGACTTGGACAACACACTCCTGGGTGGCGATAGCGACCATGCCTGGGGCGACTACCTGTGCGAGAAGGGCTTCCTCGACCCCGTGGCCTACAAGGCCCGCAACGACGAGTTCTACCAGGACTACCTGGCCGGCAAGCTCGACAACGCCGCGTACCTGAACTTCTGCCTGGAAGTCCTCGGCCGCACCGACATGGACGTGCTGGAACAATGGCATCGCGACTACATGCGCGACTGCATCGAGCCGATCCTGCTGCCCAAGGCCCAGGCCCTTCTGGCCCGGCACCGCGAGGCTGGCGACAAGCTGGTGATCATCACCGCCACCAACCGCTTCGTCACCGCCCCGATCGCCGAGCGCCTGGGCGTGGAAACCCTGATCGCTACCGAGTGCGAGATGCAGGACGGTCGCTACACCGGCCGCAGCACCGACGTACCGTGCTTTCGCGAGGGCAAGGTGACCCGCCTGCTGCGCTGGATGGAAGAAACCGGCCACGACCTGCAAGACAGCTATTTCTACAGCGATTCGATGAATGACCTGCCGCTGCTGGAGCAGGTGACCACTCCGGTGGCCGTCGACCCTGACCCCAACCTGCGCGCCGAAGCCCAGAAACGCGGCTGGCAGGTGATCAGCCTGCGCGATTGA
- a CDS encoding SdiA-regulated domain-containing protein, protein MDAQPLTKPFTLRRLRMRWYSWLLLAGVISYGVASIMHWDDRGALWVQEGFVSPAERNASIWLPAYRAVIDAKVLPGMERDEASDLSYSPQTKTLFSVMGKHPFLVELTLQGDVLRKIPLVGWSNPEGVAVMENGLLAIVDEREHSLVVVKVDGNTRELNIADFPKYDLGPSADQNKAFEAVAWDPRKQQLLLGEERPPALFTWSSDGTVLKGDKQKLPSDELDLRNLSALGIDPRTGHTLVLSADSHLLLELDEQGEQVSFMTLLGGFNGLEHTIPRAEGVAMDEAGNLYMVSEPNLFYRFEKR, encoded by the coding sequence ATGGATGCCCAACCGCTGACCAAACCTTTTACTCTGCGCCGCCTGCGCATGCGTTGGTATTCCTGGCTGCTGTTGGCCGGGGTGATCAGCTATGGCGTCGCCAGCATCATGCACTGGGATGACCGTGGTGCGCTTTGGGTCCAGGAAGGCTTCGTCAGTCCTGCCGAGCGCAACGCCAGTATCTGGCTGCCTGCTTATCGCGCGGTGATCGATGCCAAGGTCCTGCCGGGCATGGAGCGTGATGAAGCTTCCGATCTTTCCTACAGCCCGCAGACCAAGACCCTGTTTTCGGTGATGGGCAAACACCCGTTCCTGGTGGAGTTGACCCTGCAGGGCGATGTCCTGCGCAAGATTCCCCTGGTGGGCTGGAGCAACCCGGAAGGGGTGGCGGTCATGGAAAACGGCCTGTTGGCGATTGTCGATGAGCGCGAGCATTCGCTGGTGGTCGTCAAGGTCGATGGCAATACCAGGGAGCTGAACATCGCGGACTTCCCGAAGTATGACCTGGGCCCCTCGGCAGACCAGAACAAGGCTTTCGAGGCTGTGGCCTGGGACCCGCGCAAGCAGCAACTGCTGTTGGGAGAGGAGCGTCCGCCGGCGTTGTTCACCTGGAGCAGCGACGGTACCGTGCTCAAGGGCGACAAGCAGAAGCTGCCTAGCGACGAGCTCGACCTGCGCAATCTATCGGCGTTGGGGATCGACCCGCGCACCGGCCATACCCTGGTGCTGTCTGCCGACTCCCACCTGTTGCTGGAATTGGACGAGCAAGGCGAACAAGTCAGCTTCATGACCCTGCTCGGTGGTTTCAACGGCCTGGAACACACCATTCCGCGGGCCGAAGGCGTAGCCATGGACGAAGCTGGCAACCTGTATATGGTCAGTGAGCCCAATCTGTTCTACCGCTTCGAGAAGCGCTGA
- a CDS encoding SDR family oxidoreductase, whose product MKVVLVGATGFVGRHLLAALHAAGHQLIATSRQPQPRGLPGVQWLQLDLDRLGREPGSFELPADTDLLINAAGLLSNDPQALSLTQDLGTRALFDLAAARGTRVLQISALGAGSQPRVPFLASKAVADDYLLGLGISAVVLRPSLVLGAGGASSGWLARLSPWPLIPLLSSRAQMQPLHVDDLSAAVLALLRQWPTESMVLPLVGPERMTMGQLLDRLRAAQGWAPARYIQLPGPLLGLAALLGERLGWRALSRQSLSMARQDNLADPEVLASVCGYHAAPLATRLQGWPQAGQTTQWVLRPLLLAVMVLIWLGTAVVCIGPGYDWGLRIMAEAGVQGAWAVLAVIGGSLCDAVLGVGLLLRRWRRRALQAQLLLMFGYTLIISLILPHFWFDPYAAVAKNLVLMVATLWLLWTEPRR is encoded by the coding sequence ATGAAGGTTGTTCTGGTGGGGGCCACAGGGTTTGTCGGCCGTCATCTGCTGGCGGCGTTGCACGCCGCCGGTCATCAATTGATCGCTACCAGCCGCCAGCCACAACCTCGGGGTTTGCCCGGGGTGCAGTGGTTGCAGCTGGATCTTGACCGTCTCGGTCGTGAGCCCGGTTCGTTCGAACTGCCAGCGGATACCGATCTACTGATCAATGCCGCCGGTTTGCTGAGCAACGACCCCCAGGCCTTGAGCCTGACCCAGGACCTGGGTACGCGCGCGCTGTTCGACCTGGCGGCGGCTCGTGGCACGCGAGTCCTGCAGATTTCCGCGTTGGGCGCCGGCAGCCAGCCCCGGGTGCCGTTCCTGGCAAGCAAGGCCGTGGCGGACGACTATCTGCTGGGCCTGGGCATTTCAGCCGTGGTGCTGCGTCCTTCATTGGTGCTGGGGGCGGGTGGTGCCAGTAGCGGTTGGCTGGCACGACTCTCGCCCTGGCCGCTGATCCCGCTGCTGTCCTCCAGGGCACAGATGCAGCCCCTGCATGTGGATGACTTGAGCGCCGCGGTGCTGGCGCTGCTGCGGCAGTGGCCGACAGAATCCATGGTCCTGCCGCTGGTTGGCCCGGAGCGGATGACCATGGGGCAATTGCTCGATCGCCTGCGAGCGGCCCAAGGCTGGGCGCCGGCCCGTTATATCCAGTTGCCGGGGCCGCTCCTGGGCCTGGCCGCGCTGCTGGGCGAGCGCCTGGGTTGGCGGGCGCTGAGCCGGCAAAGCCTGAGCATGGCCCGGCAGGACAACCTGGCGGACCCCGAGGTGCTGGCATCGGTCTGTGGTTATCACGCCGCTCCCCTGGCGACGCGCCTGCAGGGCTGGCCCCAGGCCGGGCAAACCACCCAGTGGGTGCTGCGGCCGCTGCTATTGGCGGTGATGGTGCTGATCTGGCTCGGGACGGCAGTGGTGTGCATCGGCCCCGGCTACGACTGGGGCCTGCGGATCATGGCCGAGGCTGGGGTGCAGGGCGCCTGGGCGGTGCTGGCGGTGATCGGTGGTTCGCTCTGCGACGCGGTGCTGGGCGTCGGCCTGCTGCTGCGGCGCTGGCGCCGGCGGGCCTTGCAGGCGCAATTGCTGCTGATGTTTGGCTACACGCTGATCATCAGCCTGATCCTGCCGCATTTCTGGTTTGACCCTTATGCCGCCGTCGCCAAGAACCTGGTGCTGATGGTGGCGACCCTTTGGCTGTTGTGGACCGAACCTCGTCGATGA
- a CDS encoding RNA pyrophosphohydrolase: protein MIDPDGFRPNVGIILTNDAGQVLWARRINQDAWQFPQGGINPDETPEDALYRELNEEVGLEREDVQILACTRGWLRYRLPQRLVRTHSQPLCIGQKQKWFLLRLISNEQRVRMDLTGKPEFDGWRWVSYWYPLGQVVTFKREVYRRALKELAPRLLVRD, encoded by the coding sequence GTGATCGACCCCGATGGTTTTCGCCCCAATGTCGGGATCATTCTGACGAATGATGCCGGCCAGGTGCTATGGGCTCGCCGTATCAATCAAGATGCCTGGCAGTTTCCCCAAGGCGGCATCAACCCCGACGAGACGCCGGAAGACGCTCTTTATCGCGAGTTGAACGAAGAAGTGGGCCTGGAGCGCGAAGATGTGCAAATTCTCGCCTGCACCCGCGGCTGGTTGCGCTATCGTTTGCCGCAGCGCCTGGTAAGGACCCACAGCCAACCGCTGTGCATCGGCCAAAAGCAGAAATGGTTTCTCTTGCGCCTGATCTCCAACGAGCAGCGGGTGCGGATGGATTTGACCGGTAAACCGGAATTCGATGGCTGGCGCTGGGTCAGTTATTGGTACCCGTTGGGCCAGGTGGTGACATTCAAGCGCGAAGTGTATCGCCGCGCTCTCAAAGAGCTTGCCCCGCGCCTTCTAGTGCGCGACTGA
- the rpiA gene encoding ribose-5-phosphate isomerase RpiA gives MTQDQLKQAVAQAAVDLILPKLDDKSIVGVGTGSTANCFIDALAQHKGAFDGAVASSEATAARLKGHGIPVYELNTVSELEFYIDGADESDAHLNLIKGGGAALTREKIVAAVAKTFICIADASKLVPVLGAFPLPVEVIPMARSHVARELVKLGGDPVYREGVITDNGNIILDVHNMQISNPVELESQINAIVGVVTNGLFAARPANVLLLGTAEGVKTLKA, from the coding sequence ATGACCCAGGATCAACTCAAACAGGCCGTCGCCCAGGCCGCCGTCGACCTCATCCTGCCGAAACTCGACGACAAGAGCATCGTCGGGGTCGGCACCGGCTCCACCGCCAACTGCTTCATCGACGCCCTGGCCCAGCACAAGGGCGCCTTCGACGGCGCCGTGGCCAGCTCCGAAGCCACCGCCGCGCGCCTCAAAGGCCATGGCATCCCGGTGTACGAGCTCAACACCGTCAGCGAGCTGGAGTTCTACATCGACGGCGCCGACGAAAGCGATGCGCACCTGAACCTGATCAAGGGCGGTGGCGCGGCCCTGACCCGGGAAAAGATCGTCGCGGCCGTGGCCAAGACCTTCATCTGCATCGCCGATGCCAGCAAGCTGGTCCCGGTGCTGGGCGCTTTCCCGCTGCCAGTGGAAGTGATCCCGATGGCCCGCAGCCACGTGGCGCGCGAGCTGGTGAAGCTCGGCGGCGACCCGGTGTACCGCGAAGGCGTGATCACCGACAACGGCAACATCATCCTCGACGTGCATAACATGCAGATCAGCAACCCGGTGGAACTGGAAAGCCAGATCAATGCCATCGTCGGCGTGGTCACCAACGGCCTGTTCGCCGCACGCCCCGCCAATGTGCTGCTGCTGGGCACCGCTGAAGGCGTGAAGACCCTCAAGGCCTGA
- a CDS encoding DUF2269 family protein encodes METLSMLKTLHVSATVLLLGSALGLAIWVWRLRRQGDAGVYSRVLHRPGLFGWLLLALGLVTLPVTGWWLVHLVGWPLGQTWVLGSSVLYTLGALAWLWLMVRLNRLRVAKAASGLAFTLVLAVFSALCFVTIAGLMGAKPV; translated from the coding sequence ATGGAAACGCTGAGCATGCTGAAGACGCTTCATGTATCGGCCACGGTATTGCTGCTGGGCAGCGCGCTGGGCTTGGCTATCTGGGTCTGGCGCCTGCGCCGCCAGGGTGACGCGGGGGTCTATAGCCGGGTACTGCACCGCCCGGGCCTGTTCGGCTGGTTGCTACTGGCCCTGGGCCTGGTGACCCTGCCGGTCACCGGTTGGTGGCTGGTGCACCTGGTGGGTTGGCCGCTGGGGCAGACCTGGGTCCTGGGCTCCAGCGTGCTCTACACCCTGGGGGCGCTGGCCTGGCTATGGCTGATGGTGCGGCTCAATCGCCTGCGCGTGGCCAAGGCTGCCAGTGGCCTGGCTTTTACCCTGGTCTTGGCGGTCTTCAGCGCCCTGTGTTTCGTCACCATTGCCGGCCTCATGGGGGCCAAGCCGGTCTGA
- the ilvA gene encoding threonine ammonia-lyase, biosynthetic, with the protein MLEQYVKKILTSRVYDVAVETPLQSARQLSERLGNQVWLKREDLQPVFSFKIRGAYNKLTQLTDVERARGVVTASAGNHAQGLALAAKVLGVKATIVMPKTTPEIKVEGVRSRGGKVVLHGDTFPEALAYSLKLVDEKGYVYIHPYDDPHTIAGQGTVAMEILRQHPGPLDAIFVPVGGGGLIAGIAAYVKYLRPETRVIGVEPDDSNCLQMAMAAGERVVLPTVGIFADGVAVAQIGQHTFDICKDHVDEVITVSTDEICAAIKDIYDDTRSITEPAGALGVAGIKKYVEQRGITGQTLVAIDSGANVNFDRLRHVAERAELGEGREAIIAVTIPEQPGSFKAFCEAVGKRQITEFNYRYNTGSEAHIFVGVQTHPENDPRSALIANLTDQGFPVIDLTDNELAKLHIRYMVGGRAEKVSDELVLRFEFPERPGALFNFLNKLGGRWNISMFHYRNHGAADGRVVAGLQVPAEERHLVPAALEQIGYPYWDESDNPAYQLFLG; encoded by the coding sequence ATGCTCGAACAGTACGTAAAGAAGATCCTCACCTCGCGCGTTTATGACGTTGCCGTAGAAACCCCGTTGCAGTCCGCTCGCCAGCTCTCCGAGCGGCTGGGCAACCAGGTCTGGCTCAAGCGCGAAGACTTGCAGCCGGTGTTCTCGTTCAAGATTCGCGGCGCCTACAACAAGCTGACCCAGCTCACCGATGTCGAACGCGCCCGTGGCGTGGTCACCGCCTCGGCGGGCAACCATGCCCAGGGCCTGGCCCTGGCCGCCAAGGTGCTGGGGGTCAAGGCCACCATCGTGATGCCCAAGACCACTCCCGAGATCAAGGTCGAAGGCGTGCGTTCCCGTGGCGGCAAGGTGGTGCTGCACGGCGATACTTTCCCCGAAGCGCTGGCCTATTCGCTGAAACTGGTGGACGAGAAGGGCTACGTCTACATCCATCCCTACGACGATCCCCACACCATTGCCGGGCAGGGCACGGTGGCCATGGAGATCCTGCGCCAGCATCCCGGCCCGCTGGATGCGATCTTCGTGCCGGTCGGCGGCGGCGGGCTGATCGCCGGCATCGCAGCCTATGTGAAGTACCTGCGTCCCGAGACGCGGGTGATCGGCGTCGAGCCGGACGACTCCAACTGCTTGCAAATGGCCATGGCCGCCGGCGAGCGGGTGGTGTTGCCAACCGTGGGCATCTTCGCCGACGGCGTGGCCGTGGCGCAGATCGGCCAGCACACCTTCGATATCTGCAAGGACCACGTCGACGAGGTCATCACGGTCAGCACCGACGAGATCTGTGCGGCAATCAAGGATATCTACGACGATACCCGCTCGATCACCGAACCTGCCGGTGCCCTCGGGGTGGCGGGGATCAAGAAGTACGTCGAGCAGCGTGGCATCACCGGGCAGACCCTGGTGGCCATCGATTCCGGTGCCAACGTCAACTTCGACCGCCTGCGCCACGTGGCCGAGCGCGCCGAGCTGGGTGAGGGCCGCGAAGCCATCATCGCCGTGACCATTCCCGAGCAGCCTGGCAGCTTCAAGGCCTTCTGCGAGGCGGTGGGCAAACGCCAGATCACCGAATTCAACTACCGCTACAACACCGGCAGCGAGGCGCACATTTTCGTCGGCGTGCAGACCCACCCGGAAAACGACCCGCGCAGTGCCCTGATCGCCAACCTGACTGACCAGGGTTTCCCGGTGATCGACCTGACCGATAACGAACTGGCCAAGTTGCACATTCGCTACATGGTCGGTGGGCGTGCGGAGAAGGTCAGCGACGAACTGGTCCTGCGCTTCGAGTTCCCGGAGCGCCCGGGCGCCTTGTTCAACTTCCTCAACAAGCTGGGCGGGCGCTGGAACATTTCCATGTTCCACTACCGTAACCACGGTGCGGCGGACGGGCGAGTGGTCGCTGGCCTGCAGGTGCCGGCCGAGGAGCGCCACCTGGTTCCTGCGGCCCTGGAGCAGATCGGTTATCCGTACTGGGACGAAAGCGACAACCCGGCCTACCAGCTGTTCCTCGGCTGA
- a CDS encoding fumarylacetoacetate hydrolase family protein: MSYQHQYVDGTRIHFPVGKVVCIGRNYAEHAKELDNPVPTEPLLFIKPGSCVVPLEGGFAIPTERGSVHYEAEIAVLIGKPLSTKPSREEVLDAISGFAPALDLTLRDKQAELKAKGLPWEIAKSFDGAAVIAPFVVGSTFADLGDIGIRLTINGEVRQDGNSSIMLNPIVPMIQYMAGCFSLQAGDVILTGTPVGVGPLNVGDELVLELPGASRFASSVR; encoded by the coding sequence ATGAGCTATCAGCACCAGTATGTCGACGGTACCCGGATTCATTTCCCGGTGGGCAAGGTGGTATGCATCGGTCGCAACTACGCCGAGCACGCCAAGGAGCTGGACAACCCGGTTCCCACCGAGCCCTTGTTGTTTATCAAGCCCGGTAGCTGCGTCGTTCCCCTGGAGGGCGGTTTCGCCATTCCTACCGAGCGTGGCTCGGTGCATTACGAGGCCGAGATTGCCGTGTTGATCGGCAAGCCGCTGTCCACCAAGCCCAGCCGTGAAGAGGTGCTGGATGCCATTTCCGGCTTCGCCCCGGCCCTGGACCTGACCCTGCGGGACAAGCAGGCCGAACTGAAAGCCAAGGGCCTGCCCTGGGAAATCGCCAAGTCGTTCGATGGCGCGGCGGTGATCGCGCCCTTTGTAGTGGGCAGCACCTTTGCCGACCTGGGCGATATTGGCATTCGCCTGACCATCAATGGCGAGGTGCGCCAGGATGGCAACAGCAGCATCATGCTCAATCCCATCGTCCCCATGATCCAGTACATGGCTGGCTGCTTCTCCCTGCAAGCTGGCGATGTGATTCTCACCGGCACACCGGTGGGTGTGGGTCCGCTGAACGTGGGGGATGAGCTGGTACTGGAGTTGCCAGGCGCCAGTCGCTTTGCCAGCAGCGTCCGTTGA
- a CDS encoding SdiA-regulated domain-containing protein yields MYPLSRLHSLSLLLCLVAVLFVAFAHNQRLWQRAWFDWQAYWQTGDPRSLNLGDYRVVREAQPIEGLDDVSALTYDPLRNSLFTVTNKNAELIELSLEGQVLRRIALAGFTDPEAVEFISADTYVISDERQQRLVKIHLQEGTTQVDAALSEQVTLGMHLGGNKGFEGLAYDASGKRLFVAKERDPMLIYEVRGFPDSDPHAPRGMHVVNDPRRDAGLFVRDLSSLQYDAGSGHLLALSDESRLIVELDTEGRPLSTLALGRGRQGLSKAVPQAEGMAMDKAGTLYLVSEPNLFYVFRRPGE; encoded by the coding sequence ATGTACCCTCTGAGTCGTCTTCATTCCCTCTCTCTATTGCTCTGCCTGGTGGCCGTGCTGTTTGTTGCGTTCGCGCATAACCAGCGGTTGTGGCAGCGCGCCTGGTTCGACTGGCAGGCCTACTGGCAGACGGGTGATCCTCGATCGCTGAATCTGGGCGATTACCGAGTGGTGCGTGAGGCGCAGCCCATCGAGGGCCTGGACGATGTCTCGGCGCTGACCTACGACCCGCTGCGCAATAGCCTGTTCACCGTTACCAACAAGAACGCCGAGCTGATCGAGCTGTCCCTGGAGGGGCAGGTTCTCCGGCGGATCGCCCTGGCCGGCTTCACGGACCCGGAGGCGGTGGAGTTCATCAGTGCCGATACTTACGTCATCAGCGATGAGCGCCAGCAGCGGTTGGTGAAGATTCACCTGCAAGAGGGCACGACGCAGGTGGATGCGGCGCTGTCCGAGCAGGTGACCCTCGGCATGCACCTGGGAGGCAACAAGGGGTTCGAAGGCCTGGCCTACGATGCCTCGGGCAAGCGGCTGTTCGTCGCCAAGGAGCGCGATCCGATGCTGATCTATGAGGTGCGGGGCTTTCCCGACAGCGACCCGCACGCGCCTCGTGGCATGCATGTAGTGAATGATCCCAGGCGCGACGCGGGGTTGTTCGTGCGTGATCTCTCCAGCTTGCAGTACGACGCGGGCAGCGGGCATCTGCTGGCTTTGTCGGATGAATCGCGGCTGATCGTAGAGCTGGATACCGAGGGGCGTCCGTTGAGTACCCTGGCACTGGGCAGGGGGCGCCAAGGCTTGAGCAAGGCTGTGCCCCAGGCAGAAGGAATGGCCATGGACAAGGCGGGCACGCTGTACCTGGTCAGCGAGCCGAACCTGTTCTACGTCTTCAGGAGGCCTGGGGAATAA
- a CDS encoding FAD-binding oxidoreductase — MTNPALIDELKTLVEPGKVLTDADSLNAYGKDWTKHFAPAPTAIVFPKTIEQVQAIVRWANQHKVALVPSGGRTGLSAAAVAASGEVVVSFDYMNQILELNLTDRTAVCQPGVVTEQLQNLAEENGLYYPVDFASAGSSQIGGNIGTNAGGIKVIRYGMTRNWVAGMKVVTGNGDLLELNKDLIKNATGYDLRQLFIGAEGTLGFVVEATMRLDRAPKNLTAMVLGTPDFDSIMPVLHAFQGKVDLTAFEFFSDKALAKVLARGDVPAPFESDCPFYALLEFEATTEEVANHALETFEHCVEQGWVLDGVMSQSETQLQNLWKLREYISETISHWTPYKNDISVTVSKVPAFLQEIDAIVGKHYPDFEIVWFGHIGDGNLHLNILKPDNLSKDEFFAKCATVNKWVFETVEKHNGSISAEHGVGMTKRDYLTYSRSPVEIEYMKAVKAVFDPNGIMNPGKIFAA; from the coding sequence ATGACCAATCCTGCCCTGATTGATGAGCTGAAGACCCTGGTTGAGCCCGGCAAGGTGCTGACCGACGCCGACTCGCTGAATGCCTACGGCAAGGATTGGACCAAGCACTTCGCCCCCGCACCCACGGCCATCGTGTTCCCCAAGACCATCGAACAGGTCCAGGCCATCGTCCGCTGGGCCAACCAGCACAAGGTGGCGCTGGTGCCTTCGGGCGGTCGTACCGGATTGTCGGCCGCTGCCGTGGCGGCCAGCGGCGAAGTGGTGGTGTCCTTCGACTACATGAACCAGATTCTCGAACTGAACCTGACCGATCGCACCGCAGTGTGCCAGCCGGGCGTGGTCACCGAGCAACTGCAGAACCTGGCGGAAGAAAACGGCCTGTACTACCCGGTGGACTTCGCTTCGGCAGGTTCCAGCCAAATTGGCGGCAATATCGGCACCAATGCTGGCGGGATCAAGGTCATTCGCTACGGCATGACCCGTAACTGGGTGGCTGGCATGAAGGTGGTCACCGGCAACGGCGACCTGCTTGAACTGAACAAGGACCTGATCAAGAACGCCACCGGCTACGACCTGCGCCAGTTGTTCATCGGCGCCGAGGGCACCCTGGGTTTCGTGGTCGAGGCCACCATGCGCCTGGATCGCGCGCCGAAGAACCTCACCGCCATGGTCCTGGGCACGCCTGACTTCGACTCGATCATGCCGGTGCTGCATGCGTTCCAGGGCAAGGTCGACCTGACGGCTTTCGAGTTCTTCTCCGACAAGGCGCTGGCCAAGGTCCTGGCCCGCGGCGACGTACCGGCGCCATTCGAATCCGACTGCCCGTTCTACGCCCTGCTGGAATTCGAAGCCACCACCGAAGAGGTGGCCAACCACGCCCTGGAGACGTTCGAGCATTGCGTAGAGCAGGGCTGGGTCCTGGATGGCGTGATGAGCCAGAGCGAAACCCAGCTGCAGAATCTGTGGAAGCTGCGCGAGTACATCTCCGAGACCATCTCCCACTGGACCCCGTACAAGAACGACATCTCGGTCACGGTGTCGAAAGTGCCGGCATTCCTCCAGGAAATCGACGCCATCGTCGGCAAGCACTACCCGGACTTCGAGATCGTCTGGTTCGGCCATATCGGCGACGGCAACCTGCACCTGAACATCCTCAAGCCGGACAACCTGAGCAAGGACGAGTTCTTCGCCAAGTGCGCCACGGTCAACAAATGGGTGTTCGAAACCGTCGAGAAGCACAATGGCTCGATCTCCGCGGAACATGGCGTAGGCATGACCAAGCGCGATTACCTGACCTATAGCCGCTCGCCGGTGGAGATCGAGTACATGAAGGCGGTCAAGGCGGTATTCGATCCGAACGGCATCATGAATCCGGGCAAGATCTTCGCTGCCTGA
- the serA gene encoding phosphoglycerate dehydrogenase: MSKTSLDKSKIKFLLLEGVHQSAVDVLKAAGYTSIEYLTSSLPEAQLKEKIADAHFIGIRSRTQLTEEIFDHAKKLVAVGCFCIGTNQVDLAAARERGIAVFNAPYSNTRSVAELVLAEAILLLRGIPEKNASCHRGGWIKSAANSFEIRGKKLGIVGYGSIGTQLSVLAEGLGMQVFFYDTVTKLPLGNATQVGNLHELLGMSDIVTLHVPETAATQWMIGEKEIRAIKKGGILINAARGTVVELDALADAIKDKHLIGAAIDVFPVEPRSNDEEFESPLRGLDNVILTPHIGGSTAEAQANIGLEVAEKLVKYSDNGTSVSSVNFPEVALPAHPGKHRLLHIHENIPGVMSEINKVFAENGINISGQFLQTNEKVGYVVIDVDAEYSDLAQEKLQHINGTIRCRVLF, from the coding sequence ATGAGCAAGACTTCTCTCGATAAGAGCAAGATCAAGTTCCTTCTCCTCGAAGGCGTCCACCAATCCGCTGTCGACGTCCTCAAGGCCGCCGGCTACACCAGCATCGAGTACCTCACCAGTTCTCTGCCGGAAGCCCAGCTCAAGGAAAAGATCGCCGATGCACACTTCATCGGTATTCGCTCCCGTACCCAACTGACCGAAGAGATCTTCGACCACGCGAAGAAACTGGTCGCAGTAGGGTGCTTCTGCATCGGCACCAACCAGGTTGACCTGGCTGCTGCTCGCGAGCGCGGCATCGCAGTGTTCAACGCGCCTTACTCCAACACCCGCTCGGTAGCCGAGCTGGTACTGGCCGAGGCCATCCTGCTGCTACGCGGCATCCCCGAGAAAAATGCATCCTGCCACCGTGGCGGCTGGATCAAGAGCGCAGCCAATTCCTTCGAAATCCGCGGCAAGAAGCTGGGTATCGTCGGTTATGGCTCCATTGGCACCCAGCTGTCGGTCCTGGCCGAGGGCCTGGGCATGCAGGTGTTCTTCTACGACACCGTGACCAAGCTGCCGCTGGGCAACGCCACCCAGGTGGGCAACCTGCACGAGCTGCTGGGCATGTCCGACATCGTGACCCTGCACGTACCGGAAACCGCAGCCACCCAGTGGATGATCGGCGAGAAGGAAATCCGTGCCATCAAGAAGGGCGGCATCCTGATCAACGCTGCTCGCGGTACCGTGGTCGAGCTGGACGCCCTGGCGGACGCGATCAAGGACAAGCACCTGATCGGCGCAGCCATCGACGTGTTCCCGGTCGAGCCACGCTCCAATGACGAAGAGTTCGAAAGCCCGCTGCGCGGCCTGGACAACGTGATCCTGACCCCGCACATCGGCGGTTCCACTGCCGAAGCCCAGGCCAACATTGGCCTGGAAGTGGCCGAGAAGCTGGTCAAGTACAGCGACAACGGTACCTCGGTGTCCTCGGTCAACTTCCCTGAAGTGGCCCTGCCTGCCCACCCTGGCAAGCACCGTCTGCTGCACATCCACGAGAACATTCCGGGCGTGATGAGCGAGATCAACAAGGTCTTCGCCGAAAACGGCATCAACATCTCCGGCCAGTTCCTGCAGACCAACGAGAAGGTCGGCTACGTGGTGATCGACGTCGACGCCGAATACTCGGACCTCGCTCAAGAGAAA